In one window of Spartinivicinus marinus DNA:
- the crcB gene encoding fluoride efflux transporter CrcB, producing MLQQMISVACGGALGAIARFLVYWGYQQLGGKFFPLPTLVVNVLGSFFIGIAYFILVERLQLQPAWRNGLIVGFLGAFTTFSTFSLDAFRVIQNGEPWIALSYMVGSVVLCLLATWLGLVAAQSLLD from the coding sequence ATGCTACAACAGATGATCTCAGTTGCCTGTGGTGGTGCCTTAGGGGCCATTGCACGGTTTTTGGTTTATTGGGGCTATCAACAGCTCGGGGGAAAGTTTTTTCCGCTTCCTACTCTGGTAGTAAACGTGCTGGGCTCTTTTTTTATTGGCATCGCTTATTTTATTTTGGTAGAACGTTTACAATTGCAGCCAGCTTGGCGCAATGGCTTAATTGTTGGTTTTTTAGGCGCTTTTACGACATTTTCTACCTTTTCATTGGATGCGTTTCGAGTGATTCAAAATGGTGAGCCTTGGATTGCATTAAGCTATATGGTAGGAAGTGTCGTATTGTGTTTATTAGCCACTTGGTTAGGACTGGTTGCTGCACAAAGTTTACTTGATTAG